From Paenibacillus sp. GP183, one genomic window encodes:
- a CDS encoding ThuA domain-containing protein, translating into MSKRKALLLGDNVFAQYHPLQAVEQELTEVFQNEAHLVSTENWDLLNAGGLQPYDLCIAYTDRWESPATSSQTAGLLSFVAGGGGLLVLHNGISLQARFELSQMIGAKFTGHPPYGPLEFHPTEAGHEIQEGIEGFAMDEEPYRFDRDPFAETTVLLEYTHDGARWPAAWAHEYGLGRVVYLMPGHHIHSFKNLMYRKLILQSGMWACSNERRS; encoded by the coding sequence CTGTCCAAACGAAAAGCTTTGCTTCTGGGCGACAACGTATTTGCCCAATATCATCCCTTGCAAGCCGTCGAACAGGAACTTACGGAGGTGTTCCAGAACGAGGCTCATCTTGTTAGTACCGAAAATTGGGATCTGCTGAATGCTGGCGGACTGCAGCCGTATGATCTGTGCATCGCCTACACCGATAGATGGGAAAGTCCGGCCACATCTTCTCAGACAGCCGGTCTTCTCAGCTTTGTCGCGGGAGGCGGAGGGCTGCTCGTTCTTCATAACGGAATTTCGCTGCAAGCCCGCTTCGAGCTAAGCCAGATGATAGGGGCCAAATTCACCGGACATCCGCCTTACGGTCCGCTCGAATTCCATCCAACCGAGGCAGGACACGAAATTCAGGAAGGGATTGAAGGATTTGCCATGGACGAGGAGCCTTACCGGTTCGATAGGGACCCTTTCGCCGAAACAACCGTTCTGCTCGAGTATACGCACGATGGGGCGAGATGGCCTGCGGCCTGGGCACATGAATACGGCTTGGGCAGAGTCGTGTATCTCATGCCGGGTCATCATATTCACTCATTTAAAAATCTGATGTACCGCAAGCTTATTCTTCAAAGCGGAATGTGGGCTTGTTCGAATGAAAGGAGGAGCTAG
- a CDS encoding MFS transporter, protein MQVIRDVRKFVLIPEARTLLTMLFLYGIGTGILAPMNAVYLDQSIGLSKIQIVAVFAVSLFCNMAITITVGLISDRLMSKKKLPVLAAFFCIIGLFIYMNATGFRSALIGMTIAVAPSGLIMGQLFAMARNHFSRAAGDIVEMAQLWLRASYSVGFFTGLLLGANIFLIATFKGVLWGNMAGYVCLVILLLLFKETTGEPAAKQAAKGEPFSLIMLIALLILSCADAIRGLYLQLVVLKLFGKPEIMSYIWSGQAVFELLFMTLGGYWAARYGSKKIIFLGGCFALATFLTYTSSSSLPVFFAVQPLYSFFVSILYGVAMGYVQRMFISRTGFGASLYVFIAQTATLIGYFLPLFIQGITPNIFFIPSTLVALSLLMIGMVLYRERGSNMRGSMIRFINR, encoded by the coding sequence ATGCAAGTCATTCGTGATGTTCGCAAGTTTGTTTTGATCCCCGAAGCGAGAACGCTGCTCACCATGTTATTTCTCTATGGTATAGGAACCGGCATTTTGGCACCTATGAACGCGGTATATCTCGACCAGAGCATTGGGCTTTCTAAAATACAGATCGTAGCCGTCTTCGCGGTATCCTTGTTCTGCAACATGGCCATTACAATTACAGTCGGTTTGATCAGCGACCGTCTGATGAGTAAGAAGAAGCTCCCAGTATTAGCGGCTTTCTTTTGCATAATCGGGTTGTTCATCTACATGAATGCCACTGGCTTTCGGAGTGCACTCATCGGAATGACGATTGCCGTCGCACCGTCCGGACTGATCATGGGGCAGCTGTTCGCTATGGCTAGAAATCATTTCTCCCGTGCCGCCGGTGACATTGTGGAGATGGCCCAGCTATGGCTTCGGGCCTCTTATAGCGTTGGATTTTTTACGGGGCTGTTGCTTGGCGCAAACATCTTCCTCATTGCAACGTTTAAAGGCGTTCTGTGGGGAAATATGGCAGGATATGTGTGTTTGGTGATTCTGCTGCTGTTGTTTAAGGAGACGACGGGAGAACCGGCAGCGAAGCAAGCGGCGAAAGGAGAACCGTTCTCCCTTATTATGCTGATTGCGCTGCTGATCCTCTCTTGTGCCGATGCCATTCGAGGATTATATTTGCAGCTTGTCGTATTAAAGCTGTTCGGTAAGCCGGAGATCATGTCCTACATATGGAGCGGGCAGGCGGTATTTGAGTTGTTGTTCATGACACTGGGCGGATATTGGGCTGCACGGTACGGCAGTAAGAAGATTATTTTTCTTGGCGGTTGTTTTGCGCTTGCCACTTTTTTGACTTATACGAGCAGTTCCTCGCTTCCTGTCTTCTTTGCCGTACAGCCGTTGTATTCGTTCTTTGTTTCGATTTTGTACGGAGTTGCCATGGGATATGTGCAGCGGATGTTCATAAGCCGAACTGGCTTTGGAGCAAGCTTATACGTATTCATAGCGCAGACGGCTACTTTAATCGGATATTTCTTGCCTCTGTTCATTCAGGGGATAACGCCGAACATATTCTTCATACCCAGCACGCTGGTAGCCCTATCATTACTTATGATCGGAATGGTGTTGTACCGGGAGAGAGGATCGAATATGAGGGGTTCGATGATACGATTTATAAATAGATAG
- a CDS encoding iron-containing alcohol dehydrogenase gives MQSYSYFSNTRIEMGIGKSGQLPNLLKSLEIGSSILLVSDPGVVKAGLASPIQAALEASGYRVVLFDTISQNPRDTECLAGAKLFTEQGMDAVVAIGGGSAMDTGKAIALLGPNGGTPIEYSEGRRAYTNIAPIICIPTTAGTGSEVTRSAVITESSTHRKLTLKHASLRPLLAILDPKLTFTVPKSVTAATGVDALVHAIEGYTCKVTNPISQALGARAMQTIVSSLPTAFRDPENEQARYNMLEGSLLAGLCFGSSDVAAVHCLAEALGGLYDTPHGVANAVFLPYVLQFNTQEEKPIHATLARIMNFAAESDNDEIAIHKMITGIREFTTKLEIPKLKDLPGVRKEDFSRIVELAVQNNSTSSNIRSIGAEDYLHILQETHDNVI, from the coding sequence ATGCAAAGCTATAGCTACTTCAGTAATACGAGAATCGAGATGGGGATTGGAAAATCCGGACAACTGCCTAACCTGTTGAAATCCTTAGAGATTGGTTCATCCATTCTATTAGTCAGTGATCCAGGTGTCGTAAAGGCAGGATTAGCATCACCGATTCAAGCTGCGTTGGAAGCGTCAGGTTACCGGGTTGTTCTGTTTGATACAATCTCGCAAAATCCAAGGGATACGGAATGCCTTGCCGGGGCCAAGTTGTTCACTGAGCAGGGCATGGATGCTGTGGTTGCCATTGGTGGCGGAAGCGCTATGGATACCGGGAAAGCGATCGCACTGCTTGGTCCGAATGGAGGTACGCCGATTGAATATTCTGAAGGAAGAAGGGCATACACCAACATCGCGCCCATTATTTGTATTCCGACTACGGCAGGCACCGGATCGGAAGTGACGCGTTCCGCAGTCATTACAGAGTCTTCCACACATCGGAAACTTACGCTTAAGCATGCCTCGTTGCGGCCACTGCTTGCTATTCTTGATCCGAAATTGACGTTCACAGTGCCGAAGTCTGTCACAGCGGCAACAGGTGTTGATGCATTGGTGCATGCGATTGAAGGCTATACGTGCAAAGTCACCAATCCAATCTCGCAAGCACTTGGCGCAAGGGCGATGCAGACGATTGTTTCTTCGTTGCCAACCGCCTTTAGGGATCCGGAAAATGAACAGGCTCGTTATAACATGTTGGAAGGCAGTCTGTTAGCGGGGTTGTGTTTTGGCTCGAGCGATGTTGCGGCTGTCCACTGCTTAGCTGAGGCGCTTGGCGGGCTGTACGATACACCTCATGGGGTTGCGAACGCGGTATTCTTGCCCTACGTGTTGCAATTTAACACTCAAGAAGAGAAGCCGATCCATGCCACCTTGGCACGAATAATGAATTTTGCTGCAGAGTCGGATAACGATGAGATTGCTATTCATAAAATGATAACTGGAATCAGGGAGTTTACGACAAAGCTCGAAATTCCGAAGCTGAAAGACCTTCCAGGAGTAAGGAAAGAGGATTTTTCGCGTATCGTCGAGTTAGCTGTCCAAAATAACTCAACGTCCAGCAATATCCGTTCGATTGGTGCTGAGGATTACCTACATATTCTTCAAGAGACCCACGATAATGTTATTTAG
- a CDS encoding SDR family NAD(P)-dependent oxidoreductase encodes MTAYACVTGADRGLGFALTSQLLKRNYTVFAGRYMKEWDALDRLTAMYPEHLMPINLDVSNDESVYAFGAAVAAVTDRLELVINNAGIAIDLEQNLYSGLNTKSMLRTFNVNALGPLRVTAALAPLLLSGDSKLLVNISSEAGQINQTWREGWYGYCMSKAALNIQSNIVHNELKSKGGRVLIIHPGWMKTYMSGELNEEADLPAEEAAAHIVDTVLRYEAAEDIPASPSFLDYLGREMHW; translated from the coding sequence ATGACTGCTTATGCTTGCGTGACTGGAGCGGACCGGGGATTAGGCTTTGCTTTGACCTCGCAGCTGCTGAAAAGAAACTATACCGTATTTGCAGGAAGGTACATGAAGGAATGGGATGCTTTGGACCGGCTTACCGCTATGTATCCGGAGCATTTGATGCCGATCAATCTTGATGTGTCGAATGACGAGAGCGTCTATGCTTTCGGCGCAGCAGTTGCCGCAGTGACGGACCGGCTCGAGCTTGTGATCAATAATGCGGGAATCGCAATAGATTTGGAACAAAACCTTTACAGTGGTTTGAACACCAAGAGTATGCTCCGCACGTTTAATGTCAATGCGCTTGGTCCGCTTAGGGTTACGGCTGCGCTCGCTCCTCTGCTGCTTAGCGGAGATTCGAAGCTGCTGGTCAATATTTCTTCCGAGGCCGGCCAGATTAACCAGACGTGGCGTGAGGGGTGGTACGGCTACTGCATGTCGAAGGCAGCGTTAAATATACAGTCCAACATCGTACATAATGAGCTGAAAAGCAAGGGAGGACGCGTTCTCATTATTCATCCTGGATGGATGAAGACGTACATGAGCGGGGAGCTGAATGAGGAGGCCGATCTGCCTGCGGAGGAAGCGGCCGCCCACATCGTGGACACGGTGCTTCGTTATGAGGCTGCGGAAGACATCCCCGCGTCCCCGTCGTTCTTGGACTACTTAGGAAGAGAGATGCACTGGTAG
- a CDS encoding ABC transporter permease subunit, whose translation MNTEADIPIQNTLSTVAARRSASRRLRKLYGQRYLQAMALLGVAWMIVFNYVPMYGIIIAFKDFNIVKSIAEAPWTGLKHFKAFMEDDNLAYVIKNTLGMSVLKLLIGFPLPIGFALFLNELRSIRFKKLVQTISYLPHFLSWVVLGGILATWLADVGIINNILMALNIIQDPISYLAEPHYFWSIIITSDIWKELGWSAIIYLAAITGVSPELYEAATIDGAGRFQKMFYVTLPSIKGTITILFILAVSGILNSNFDQILVLKNQLNESASNVIDVYVYQVGILQSRYSYATAVGLIKSIISLILLLSANFITKRLNNTSLF comes from the coding sequence ATGAACACAGAGGCAGATATCCCTATCCAGAATACCCTATCAACTGTGGCGGCTAGGAGATCAGCGTCAAGGCGGCTGCGCAAATTATACGGACAGCGATATTTGCAAGCGATGGCGCTTCTTGGCGTCGCCTGGATGATTGTGTTCAACTATGTGCCGATGTATGGGATCATCATCGCCTTCAAGGATTTTAATATCGTCAAATCGATTGCCGAAGCGCCCTGGACAGGACTCAAGCACTTCAAGGCTTTCATGGAGGATGACAATCTGGCCTATGTCATTAAGAATACGTTAGGCATGAGCGTCCTCAAACTGCTCATCGGTTTTCCGCTGCCGATCGGCTTTGCGCTTTTTTTGAACGAGCTTCGCTCCATACGCTTCAAGAAGCTGGTGCAGACGATCTCGTATCTGCCGCACTTCCTCTCCTGGGTCGTTCTCGGGGGCATTCTGGCTACGTGGCTGGCTGACGTTGGGATTATCAATAACATCCTGATGGCACTGAATATCATCCAAGATCCAATCAGTTATTTGGCGGAGCCTCACTATTTCTGGAGCATCATCATTACATCGGACATTTGGAAGGAGCTTGGCTGGTCGGCAATCATTTACCTCGCTGCGATCACCGGGGTATCGCCGGAATTGTACGAAGCGGCCACCATCGACGGAGCCGGACGCTTTCAGAAAATGTTCTATGTTACGCTGCCCTCGATCAAAGGTACAATCACCATCCTTTTCATTCTTGCCGTCAGCGGCATTCTGAACTCGAACTTCGACCAAATTCTCGTGCTCAAAAACCAGCTCAACGAAAGCGCCAGCAATGTTATCGACGTTTACGTATATCAAGTAGGTATCCTGCAGAGCCGCTATTCTTATGCGACCGCAGTCGGACTGATCAAGTCCATCATCTCACTCATTCTGCTGCTATCGGCGAACTTCATCACAAAGCGCTTAAACAATACGTCTTT
- a CDS encoding cellulase family glycosylhydrolase, whose amino-acid sequence MGDKAVQGTGFIRAHGRQLLDGDGKPLLLRGVGLGNWLLPEGYMWKFSGDRGDRPRRIAQRICELIGEEKAAEFWDTFYERYVTEADVRRMAEEGYNSVRLPINAPFILEEAADGDYIESHLRLIDQFVEWCRTYSLYVVLDLHGAPGGQTGANIDDSLNDHPDLFTDPEQRKLTVDLWVMLAKRYKDDPIIAGYDLLNEPLPDHFSQYWDRLVPLYRELIAAIRQVDPHHMIIIEGAHWATNFSMITEPLDDNMLLQFHKYWNAPDTESIQRYIDKGAELNVPLYMGEGGENNAEWYAGAFQLFEDHGISWNFWPWKKLNTLNSPCSIRAPKDWDKIQAYIAGGEHPGVEAAEAILWEYLDGIRIENCEYRQDVVNSMLRRAPLRIIAPYYGYKGAGVDHAAAQQHGSSDIPLRSADGVGFSFAYPSEDNFVDFANHGGAARPPHTIMCAQLAVNEWLRYEFNVAEARAYKLVVCAAAVGDAEHAADALEVTLGDHEVSVTIDSVEWSDIVAMEATALPIGKHHVTLRVLSGDIKLQWVELG is encoded by the coding sequence ATGGGAGACAAGGCCGTGCAGGGTACAGGATTTATTCGCGCACATGGCAGGCAGCTGCTGGATGGAGATGGCAAGCCGCTGCTGCTCCGGGGTGTCGGTCTGGGCAATTGGTTGCTTCCGGAAGGATATATGTGGAAGTTCAGCGGGGATCGAGGAGATCGCCCTCGGCGGATAGCGCAGCGGATATGCGAGTTGATCGGAGAAGAGAAGGCGGCTGAGTTTTGGGATACGTTCTACGAGCGATATGTGACTGAGGCAGATGTTCGGCGTATGGCTGAAGAGGGGTATAACTCCGTGCGCTTGCCGATTAATGCGCCTTTCATTTTGGAAGAAGCAGCCGATGGGGATTATATCGAAAGTCATTTAAGGTTGATCGATCAATTTGTAGAATGGTGCCGTACTTACAGTCTCTATGTAGTACTAGATCTGCATGGTGCGCCTGGCGGTCAGACCGGCGCTAATATCGATGACTCCTTAAACGATCATCCTGATTTGTTTACTGACCCCGAGCAGCGGAAGCTTACGGTCGATCTCTGGGTCATGCTTGCGAAGCGTTACAAGGATGACCCCATCATAGCCGGCTACGATCTGCTGAATGAGCCTTTGCCGGATCACTTCAGCCAGTATTGGGATCGGCTTGTCCCCCTCTATCGTGAGCTGATCGCTGCCATTCGTCAGGTTGATCCTCATCATATGATCATCATTGAAGGTGCTCATTGGGCAACGAATTTCAGCATGATTACAGAGCCACTCGATGACAATATGCTATTGCAGTTCCATAAATATTGGAACGCCCCCGACACGGAGAGCATTCAGCGGTACATAGATAAAGGCGCTGAACTGAACGTGCCTCTCTATATGGGCGAGGGTGGCGAAAATAACGCAGAATGGTACGCGGGGGCCTTTCAGCTGTTCGAGGATCACGGCATCTCGTGGAATTTCTGGCCGTGGAAAAAGCTGAACACGCTGAACAGCCCTTGCTCGATTCGAGCGCCCAAGGATTGGGACAAGATCCAGGCTTATATAGCCGGAGGCGAGCATCCAGGGGTAGAGGCGGCGGAGGCGATCCTATGGGAGTATCTGGACGGCATCCGGATCGAGAATTGCGAGTATCGCCAGGACGTGGTGAACAGCATGCTGCGCCGTGCCCCGCTTCGCATTATTGCGCCCTACTACGGCTACAAGGGCGCCGGCGTGGATCATGCTGCAGCACAGCAGCATGGGAGCAGTGACATCCCGCTCCGCTCTGCAGATGGCGTGGGGTTCAGCTTTGCCTATCCGTCGGAGGACAACTTCGTCGACTTCGCCAACCATGGCGGGGCTGCGCGGCCGCCGCATACTATTATGTGCGCGCAGCTAGCGGTCAACGAGTGGCTGCGCTACGAGTTCAACGTCGCGGAAGCACGCGCGTACAAGCTTGTAGTGTGCGCAGCAGCGGTAGGTGACGCTGAGCACGCTGCTGATGCGCTGGAGGTGACGCTTGGCGACCACGAAGTCAGCGTAACCATTGACAGCGTCGAGTGGTCGGACATCGTTGCCATGGAAGCGACTGCGTTGCCGATCGGCAAGCACCATGTTACGCTGAGAGTGCTGAGCGGAGACATTAAGCTGCAGTGGGTGGAATTGGGCTGA